The genomic DNA CAAAAGAGGTTTGGGCGCTTATTACTTGGCTCTTTTATGCTGCGGTATTACATTTACGCCTATCAAAAGGATGGCACGGAGAGAAGTCAGCGTGGTTAGCGGTAATTGGTTTTGCAATCATTATGTTCAACTTTATTGTAGTAAACTTAATTATCGCGGGTTTACATTCATATGCATAGAGAAATAAAATAGGAGAGTGAATGTCACTTTCCTATTTTATTTTTGTCAATTTTTCTTCTTTTTTGAGAAAAACATGACAAAGTAGCGGTTGATTTTGTAAAATGATGTCGAGGACATTATATACTGTTCAAAAAAAATACATAGTTTTGGAAAAAAATTGAACAAACTTTATTATTCTTGTGAAGCATAATATGGGAAGTGAAACAGTTAGAGGATTGCTTAAATAAACGAGAATAGCGCAACATAATAGTGTAGAAGGGTAGGTGTGAACCGTTGTGGTAAAAGTACGCAACGGGTAAAAATGGAAAATGAATCAAGAATTTTAATTGTAGACGATGAGGATCGTATTCGTCGTTTGTTGAAAATGTATTTAGAGAGAGAACAATACACAATTGATGAAGCAGATAATGGTGATACAGCTTTAGAAATGGCGTTACAAAATGATTATGATTTAATCCTATTAGATCTTATGATGCCTGGTAAAGATGGTATTGAAGTATGTAAAGGGGTTCGTGAGAAGAAAGCGACGCCAATTATTATGTTGACAGCAAAGGGTGAAGAAGTAAACCGAGTACAAGGGTTTGAGGTAGGAACTGATGATTATATTGTGAAACCATTTAGCCCACGTGAAGTAGTGCTTCGTGTGAAAGCGGTCTTACGCCGTTCTGTACCAACAACATTCTTTACACAAGATACAACGACAAAAGATGTTACTGTGTTCCCTCATTTAACAATTGATAATGATGCACATCGTGTTACAGCAGATGGTAATGAAGTGAACTTAACACCGAAAGAGTACGAATTACTATTATTCTTAGCGAAAGCTCCTGATAAAGTATTTGATCGTGAGCAATTGCTAAAAGAAGTATGGCAATATGAATTCTTCGGAGATTTACGTACAGTTGATACGCATGTAAAGCGTTTACGTGAGAAGTTAAGCAAAAAATCACCAGATGCTGCGAAGATGATTGTTACCGTTTGGGGCGTAGGTTACAAGTTTGAGGTTGTGAACGACTGATGCTTTGGAGAAGTGTAGTAGGGAAGTTATGGATGACCATATTACTTCTCGTTTCGTTTGTACTTGGATTTGTTGCGATTTTACTTTCCCAGTTTTTTAGAACATATTATGTTGATATGAGTGAAGCTAGGCTTCAAAAAGTTGCAACAAGTGTTTCAGAGTTAATTGAAGAAGGTGCCGATGTAAAAACGATTGAGAATATCGCGTACAAATTCTCTGATCCACTTTCAAGGATTATTATTGTAGAAGATGGTAAGGAAATTTCATCTTCACCGAAACAAGAAGGATTAGTCACTCTTACAATGGATGACTTAAAAGAAGATAAAGAATTAGCGGCTGTTTTTACAGACAAAAAAGAAATTAAGAATAACATTAGAAAAGCTTCTAATAGTAGAAAGAATAAAAATACTGAAAATGATATTATGATTGTCGGAAAACCAGTACACTCCAAAAATCAAAGTGCAGTGTTCGTATACGAATCTTTACAAGTTCCGATACAAGGTATGGAGAGAACGACTGATTTTATATTCTTATCAGCAGGGATTGCAATTATATTAACAACTTTCTTTGCATTCTTCTTATCTACTCGAATTACAGCACCACTCCGTAAAATGCGTGAGGTTGCTTTTGAGGTTTCGCGTGGGAAGTTTGATGCGAAAGCTCCTATGGTATCTCAGGACGAGATTGGTGAGCTTGCAACGGCCTTAAATCAAATGGGAAAACAGTTGAAGTTTAATATGAATGCCTTGCAGCAAGAGAAAGAACAGTTAGCTAGTATTTTAAGTAGTATGGCAGATGGGGTTATTACGTTAAATCAAGAAGGTGAAGTCGTTGTAATCAATCCGCCAGCGGAACATTTCTTGCAAGTTTGGCAAGAAGAGAAAGAAGTAGAGTTAAGTAAAAAGCTCCCTTCTGAACTTGTTGAACTATTCCATCTAGTTGTAGAAAGCGAACAACAACAAGTGGTTGAAATTAATTTACAAAAAGGTAACTATGTAGTTCTTATGACTCCGCTTTACAATCAAACGAAAATTCGCGGGGCGGTAGCTGTATTGCGTGATATGACGGAAGAACGCCGTCTGGAGAAGATGCGTCAAGACTTTATTGCGAACGTATCACATGAACTTCGTACACCGATGGTCATGCTTCAAGGGTATAGTGAAGCAATTTTAGATGATATTGTGCAAACGAAAGAAGAAATTAATGAGTTTGTTCAAATCATTTATGATGAATCTGTTCGTTTAGGTAAACTTGTAAATGAATTATTAGATTTAGCGCGTATGGAAAGTGGTAATGTAGAGTTACATATAGGTGAAGTTGATATTCATCCTTTCGTTGAAAAAATAGGTCGTAAATTCCAAGGTATTGCAAAGGATAAAGAAGTTGCATTAACGGTTGATTTCCAAAATCCAATTGAGCGATACCCGTTTGATGCAGATCGTATGGAACAAGTATTGACAAATTTAATTGATAACGCAATTCGTCATACAAATGCAGGTGGACATGTAACGCTTGTAATTGATACGAAAAATAATGGTCTTATTTTTGAAGTGCAAGATTCGGGCGCTGGCATTCCAGAAGAAGATATTCCATTTTTATTTGATCGTTTCTACAAAGCTGATAAAGCAAGAACACGTGGGAAAAAAGGTGGAACAGGACTCGGGCTTGCGATTGCAAAAAATATTGTGCAAGGCCATGATGGGAAAATTACTGTTTCAAGTGTTGTTGGAGAGGGAACTACATTCTCTGTATATTTACCGAATCGTATAATTTAGATATGCGTTTTTAAAGTTGATAATGAATAAAGTTCTACTGTTTTTTATTTTTTTGTAAAATCAATTAAATAAATAATAGTAGAACTTTTTTTATCGTAGTTGAATGAAGAATAAGAGGGGTGTCGTAAAGCAATGAAATTATACACAAAAACAGGAGATAAAGGGACAACAAGTGTAATAGGCGGCAGAGTGGATAAAGATGATATCCGAGTGGAAGCATATGGCACGATAGATGAGGCGAATTCTCATATTGGATATGCGATGACTAAGCTTCAAGGCGAGTCTTTTGGAGATATTTACAATGAACTTGAAAATATTCAACATGAACTATTTGATTGCGGAGGAGACTTGGCGATAGTAGCGGGGAAAATTCCTTATAAAGTAAAAATCGAAATGGTCGAATGCTTAGAAAAAAGGATTGATTCGTATATAGAAGAAGCACCGCCGTTAGAGCGCTTTATTTTACCAGGTGGAAGCGAGTCGGCAGCTGCTATTCATATTGCACGTACAGTTGTAAGGCGAGCAGAACGATGTATAGTGTCCTTACAAAAAGAAGGGGAAATAAACGAAGTTGTTCTAAAGTATGTAAATAGATTATCTGATTATTTGTTTGCGGTAGCTAGAGTAATAAACGCTCGAGTACAAGTAAAAGATGTTGAGTATAATCGCAGTGCAATCGTTTTTCGTGATAAGAAAGAGAAGGAAGTGGAGTGATCCACTTTCTTTTTTTGTATACTTTTTTCTGTAATATACCAAAATAGAGAAGGTATGGTGGTAATTAGAAAACGGAGGATGTATATGAAAGGTTTAAAATACGGCGTCATGTTATTGACTATATTGTTTTTATCTCAATTACATGTGTACGCAGAGGAAAACCGGTGGACATGGCCTGTTGAAGGGCAGATAAGTGATTATTTTGGGACAAGGCATGGAAAACACTACGGTATAGATATAGCGGCACCGATCGGCGCGGCGGTGGCAGCTATTCAAGATGGTAAGGTAACAAAGTCTTATAATTCAAGTAGTTATGGAAATGTTGTATTTATTAAACATGGAGAATATGAGGCTGTGTATGCACATTTAAATAAGAGATATGTAGTTCAAGGGGATTATATTTCAAAAGGAGAAATAATTGGAGAAGTAGGAAATACAGGAGAATCTCGAGGTGCACACTTACATTTAGAAGTTCATCAAGGAAGATGGACGATGGCAAAAAAGAATGCGATGAATCCATTGCTTGTTTTACATGAACAAAGAAACGAAGTCGTTTCTTCCTCGTTATATGTCGTTCAAAAAGGGGACACTTTAGTTAGTATTGCACGGAAATTTAGCATGTCTGTTAAGGAAATTAAAGAAAAAAATGGGCTGCAGCAAGAGCTGATTTATCCAAATCAACAATTATACGTAAAGTAAAAAAAGAGCTAGTTTAACTAGCTCTTTTTTTACCAAAAAATAAAGACACATATAAATCCAGAAATAGCTAAGTAGCTATATAAGTAAAATACTTTTGTTCTGGTTTTTTCGTTTGTTCGAAAAAGTACAATAGTCGGTTCAATTAAACCGATTGTCAAACAAAGTAGACCAAGGAGCATACAACCAATTGAAATGGAGTACAGGGCGATTTGTGGTGCTTGAAATGGAATCATCCATTTTAATAAAAATGCAATAAGTGCAGTGTAGCAAATGCTGCCAATGTATTTATTCAACGGTGCATTAGAACGGAAACCTGGAAGCTTTTTTAAGAAAGAGCGGGAAACAACTTCAGTTTGTAAAGATGTATGCTCTTCGATTATTTTTTGAGCTTCTTTTCCTTTTTGGAAAAGGGATAATATCCAGTTTCGCTTCCCTTGAAAAATAAATTGAGAAGTTGTTAAATAATGATCCACCTTCACTTTATTCCAACTTTTCCACGGATGACGCTCACACAATTTTAATTTACTCTCTGTTTTTTTATCATACTGATAAATACTGATGCCATCTTCGTCGAAAGTAGCATAGTATGTCTCGCTTGAGAATGTGCCTAAATCAATTGGACAGTAGAAAAGTAATTCTTTTTTTAAGTAAAAGTATTCTTTTCTTAAGTTTTTTTTCATTGTTTCTCGAATAGAGTGTCTCTTTTCTTTCTTCATGACATTTCCTCCATAATCCAGAAAATGTTCTTATCTTAACAATTCAACATCTTATCACTTTTAATTATATATGACTAGGGGATTTATAGGAGAAATGCCGAATGCTAAAAAATATGGGGTGTATTGTAAAATATAATGAATGGTTTTGATTATGTAAAATTAATAACTTATTTTTAATAAGTTACGATTTTTTTGTTCACAATCCAATCATGTTGTTGTATAATGAAGTGGAAAATAGAATATCGGTCTATCTTCGGGGCAGGGTGAAAATCCCGACCGGCGGTGATGAACTATATGTGATTTTGTTCTAAGCCCGCGAGCCGTTAAGGCAGGATTTGGTGTGATTCCAAAGCCGACAGTATAGTCTGGATGGGAGAAGATGGAGGTTCAAGCGTTCAAAAAAGATATGGATTTGAACGTCTGTTTGATGTGCCTTAAATTCTCCCTTTGTGTAAAACACAAAGGGTTTTTTCGTTCTATGAAAAAGTAGGCATAGCAGAACCTTTCCACTTTCCATGAGATGATCGATGGAAAAGGAGAGAGAAAGATGAAACAAAAAAACAGTGTAGTGCAGATGGTGAGTGTAGCGATGCTAAGTAGTATTGCATATTTACTGATGATGTTGGATTTCCCGTTCCCAGGGCTTCCGCCATTCTTAAAAATCGATTTCAGTGATGTACCGGCTCTAATTGCAGCGATTATCTTCGGACCAATTGCGGGAGTAATTGTAGAGGCGATAAAGAATATTTTACATTACGGGATTCAAGGAAGTTTAACGGGAGTACCAGTTGGAGAAATAGCTAACTTTATTGCAGGATGTTTATTTATTGGACCAGCAGCTTTCTTATTTAGGAAGTATCGTACTGTTAAGAGTTTAACGACAGGATTAATGCTAGGGACAATTACAATGGCGCTTATTATGAGTGTATTAAATTACATCATCATATTCCCAGCTTACACTTGGTTTTTAAATTCGCCAGCTATGTCTAGTGAGGCTATAAGAACAACGGTTGTAACGGCAATCTTACCGTTTAATTTGATTAAAGGGATTGTTGTGACAATTGTATTTGTAGCGTTATTTTCACGCCTGAAAGTATGGATGTTTGCAAAAATGAAAAATGCATAAAATATAAAGTGAAACTTCAATCAGTGGGGGTGTTCATCCCCCACTGATTATTAGCCCTCACCAATCGGGCTGCCCGGCAAATAGCGAGGCAAAAAAACCATTAGTAGTATGGAACTACTAATGGTTTTTTTTATAAGTATCATGAAAACAAAAAATGTCCCTCATATTAATGAGGGACATTTTTTGAAGTTAATAAAAGACTATTCGAATTTTAAAGCATCGCCGTCAAATGATTCGTCAGCAACTTTAATTGAGTCAGTTGGACAACCTTCGAATGCATCCATCATATCTTCAAGTAATACATCTGGAATCTCAACGATACCTTGGTTATCGTCTAATGTTACGAATGCAATACCTTCATCATCATAGTCATAAATGTCTGGTGCAGCAGCGCCACAAGCACCACATGCAATACAAGTATCTTTATCAACGATTGTATATTTTGCCATCTTTTTTCCCTCCTGATAATATGTATGTGAAAAGCTCGCCATAAAAATTATAACCTTATTGTAAAACGGTTTTTAAAACTTTTCAACATAAAATTATAATGATAATGCTTATCAATTAGGGTGTCAACTAATTTTTGCATTATGTCATAAGATTTTCAAAATACGTAAATGTTATTTCGTTTGGTACAATAGAATATATACAAGTATATAGTGCCGATATGATAAGTTAGTGTAATTATACCAAAAAGCAATTAAGTTAGATTGAAAGGTGGAAGCGGTAATGCAACTACAATATACTTTATTGTATTGTTTAAAACAATTGAATGGTGAAAGGACCGTTTCTTCTATTTATTATTTATTAAAGGGAAAACGATCTTCGCAAACATTACAAGATGGAAATATGTTCCGAATTTCTTTTTTGTTTGGGATATATAAATCATTAAATAGAATTGAATATGATCGTGAAGTTGCAAAGTTGTTGCAAGCAGATTTGATTCAAGAAATACATGAGAATACATATTTGTTAACACCTAAAGGTAAAATGCAGTTGCATACATGGGAGGGAGTGTATGCTTTTCCAGCGCATTTACATGGTTTGCACTATGGTGAATTAGGTGAAACATTTTGGAAAAGATTATCTTTAATTATTCAAACTATATCTAATTTACAACAGAATAATACGAAATTTATTCCTATTCAACAAGATACAGAAATAATGATGTGGGTGAAACGCTTTTTAACAGGTATGCCGTATAGGCGAAATGAATTGGCTAAAAGATTATGGAAAGAAATACATAATCTTTTAGGGAAATGTGATGTGGTAGAAGCGACGATTGTAACATATAGATTAACAGGATATGAACGTATCGGTTGTACATTGCAGCAGTTAGCGGAAATTACGAAACAAGATATATTTAGGGTGTACTTTTTATTTTGGGGTGCAATTCATTTCCTCATACAAGAAGTTCGCGATAAAGAAAATGAATTTCCGTTATTAGCTGAGATTATCTCTTATCCGAATGAGAGAGCTGAATTATTTAGTTTATCAACGAAAAAAACATATAATTTTTGGAGGCAAGGGCGCTCATTAGAAGAAATAGCGACAATTAGAAATCTAAAGGTTGCAACGATAGAAGATCATTTTGTTGAAATTGCTTTGAGAGAAAGAGATTTTTCTATCGAGATGTTTATGAAAAAAGACAAAATAGATAAAGTAACAGAAGTAATTGATGCATTACAAACACGTAAGTTGCGTGAGTTGAAACAAGCGGTTGGAGAGGATATCTCTTATTTTGAAGTTCGTCTTGTATTGGCGCGGATGGAGGGTATAAATGAAACTTGAGGAATATTTATATAGGTGGTTTGGATATTCTGAATTTCGTCCAGGTCAAAAAGGGGTAATTACAGATTTATTGGAAGGAAAAGATGTCATAGCGATGCTTCCGACGGGAAGAGGGAAGTCTATGTGTTATCAACTTCCAGGGCTAATGCAAGAAGGGACAGTACTTGTTGTATCACCATTATTATCTTTGATGGAAGATCAGGTTACACAATTAAAATATGTTGTGAAAAACCGAGTGATAGCATTTAATAGTTTTCGGACATTACATGAAAAAAGAGAAGCGATGAAAAGATTAGCTTCATATAAATTTATTTTTGTTTCACCAGAGATGTTGCAGTCGGAATTGTTAATAAGAGAATTGAAGAAAGTTCATATTTCATTATTTGTTGTGGATGAAGCTCATTGTATTTCGCAATGGGGTTATGATTTTAGACCAGATTATAAAAAACTAAATGTAGTCATTGAGAATATCGGGTCTCCTACAGTGCTAGCATTAACGGCAACAGCGACGAAAGATGTACTCCGAGATATAGCAGAGAGTTTAAATTTGGAGAATGTGACGCAGCATGTATACTCTATTGATCGTCCAAATATTGCAATGGAAGTACAATTTGTTACGACGATAGAAGAGAAGAAAGAAGCGCTTTTGGAACAGGTAATGTATTTACAAGGCCCAGGGATTGTATATTGTTCAAGCCGAGCGTGGACAGAACGTTTAACGGAATATTTAAGAGGAAAAGGCGTTACTGGTGTCGCTTTCTATCATGGTGGTATGGAACATGAAGAGCGTATGTTAATTCAACAGCAGTTTATGAATGACCAGTTGCAGCTTGTAATATGTACAAGTGCTTTTGGTATGGGAGTAAATAAGTCGAATACGAGATATATTATTCATTTCCATTACCCGACTAATATCGCTTCTTATTTACAAGAAATCGGAAGAGCGGGAAGAGATGGTGAACCGAGTATAGCTATCTTACTATGTAGTCCGTTAGATCACGATTTACCAATTTCAATAATTGAAGATGAATTGCCAAGTCAGTCACAAATACAATTTTTATTTTCTTTATTGCAAGAAAGAATGTTTCAAACGAAAGAATTACCAATAGAAGAGGTAGAAGAAATTTGTTATAATGCAGCAAGATTTAATGAACAATATTGGCGTTTCATCCGCTATCATCTTGAACAGCTTGGAATCATACAACAGCGAAAATTAATATTAGAGAGCTTGTCAGATGAAATTATGAACAGATTAATAGCTGAAGTAGAAATAAGGCTACGTAATAAATATAGTGAGCTAGAAAACATGAAATCATGGATACAAGTGAAAGGATGTAGACGTGAATATTTGCTGCAACAGTTCGGTTATAGAAAAGAGGGCGAGTTAAAGAATTGCTGCGACTATTGTCATATTACAAAAACAGATTATAAAAAAAGACAAGCGCAACAATCGGATTTCGACTATAATTGGGAAACAGAGTTACAAAAGCTTTTCGGTCTAGAAAAGATGGGGGAATGATGAACATTCAAAGGCATAATATTGAAGATATGAGTCCGAAAGAAATAAGGCTGAATCTGTATATTACACAGTTCATTATTATCGGTATTGGTTGTTTACTAGCATATATACTATTCCGAGATATAAAATCGGTGTATAGTCTGTGGAAATGGGAACCGGTGTCTATACTTATAATAGGTGGCTTGTTAGCGATTGGTATTGTGTTATTAGATTATGTTGCAATGCGAGTATTTCCAGAGTCTTGGTTTGATGATGGTGGTATTAACGATAGGATGTTTCAAGGGATGTCAGTTATGCATCTACTCGTTATTACGTTCATTATCGGCTTTGCAGAAGAATTTTTATTTAGAGGTGTAGTGCAGACGCACTTTGGAATTGTAATAGCGAGTTTAGTATTTGCAGTGTTACATATTCGGTATATAAAAAAGCCATTTTTGTTTTGTTTCGTCTGTTTCATTAGTTTTGTCTTTGGTTATGTATTTGAATGGACAGGAAATTTGTTTATAACAATCTTTGCACACTTTCTTGTTGATTTTATAATGGGACTCCAATTAAGAAAATAAATGGAAGGTGGTGGTGAACAACATGAGAAAACGAATTCCTGATTTTGAAGAGGAATTAGAAGTTGAGCGAGTGGAAGAAAAAGAAGGTTTACCGCCGCGTAGTGAAATTCATAGAAATAAAGAGAAAAAACAAAAGTTTAAAATGAATCATATTTTCGTCCGAGTTTTAACATTTCTATTCATATTACTACCAATTAGTATCTTATGGTATACAGATAAATATATTCAGGTGAAAAGCGATGGTAATAACGCTGGAAAAAGTGCATTTGAGGTCATTTTCTTTGATTCAGCTAAATCTGAGTCCGAGGCACCATCTGAGAAAGTCGTCACGCATACGGTGAAAGAGGGAGAAACTTTAGAAAGTATAGCAAAGCAATATTTTTCAGATGAAACTGGGATCGAAGTGATTAAAAAGTATAATGATTTACAAGGAAATGAAGTGAATGTAGGTCAAGAATTAAAAATTCCAATAAAAGATAAGTCCACAAAGCAAGAGAGTTAGTGGAATACTTACTATAAAAACTGAGGATTATCTTTATAAGGAGGGGAGTAAAAAATATATGATATGGATTATCTTATTAAGTACTCTCATATGTATTGGTATTATATTTCTTCTTGTAATGTATACAGAAGCAATGCGTGATACGGTGCTAGAACATACTTTAACATTTGAAGAATTTCCGAAAAGTTTTCAAAAAGTAAATGTATTTTTTATATCTGATATTCATAGAAGGATCATTTCAAATTCGTTAATTGAACAAGTAAAAGGAAGAGTAGATCTTGTAATTATTGGTGGTGATTTAGCGGAAAGAGGTGTCCCTTTATCAAAAATCTCTGCAAATATACAAAAGTTAAGAACGATAGCTCCTGTATATTTTGTATGGGGAAATAATGATTATGAGATTGAATATCACGAGTTAGATGCTTTGTTATTAGAAAATAATGTGAAAGTTTTAGATAATACAAGAGTTGTATTTGAGTCTGAATTAGGAGAGAAAATTTGTTTACTCGGTGTAGATGATGTTGGTTTGGAACGTGATCGTTTAGATTTAGCGTTGGCTGATTGTAAAGAAGATGGTTTTCGCATATTAATTAGCCACAACCCTGATATAATAAATAAAATGTCTGGAAAAGAACAAATTTCACTTGTGTTAAGTGGACATACACATGGAGGGCAAATCCGATTATTCCCATCTAAAAAATATTTAAAAGGTGGTGTATATAAGCATTCAAATGTGACTCTTTTTGTTAGTAATGGGTATGGAACAACGTTGATTCCACTTCGCTTCCGAGCACCTGCTCAAACACATATTATTACGTTATGCGGAGGGAGATAATGCCAACTCTAAACGGAAAATATAACATAAAAGCTGTTTCGAATATAATTGGAATTCAGCCGAGCACACTTCGTGCATGGGAAAGACGATATCAAATGATTGCCCCAAAGCGGAATCATGCGGGGCATCGATTATATACAGAAGAGCATATTCAAATTTTGAAATGGTTAATGGACAAGGTTTCTTCCGGCATGATGATTGGACAAGCAGTTCAATTATTAGAAGGGAATCGTTTGCAAAGTAATGTTCAAAATGAAATACATTACGATAGAGAAGTTGTTTTAGTGGACGATTTACTACAAGCTTTGTTAAAATTTGATGAAATTACAACTTCTGCATTGTTAAACGAGGCTTTTAGTATTTATGCCACAGAAAAAGTTATCGCAAATATTGTTCTTCAAGTGTCAAATAAATTGTTAATGTTAAAAAAAAATAATGAAGTTACAATGGTGCAATTCCAATATGTCGTATCATTTTTACAAACGCGTCTAGGGATGGTGTATCATAATGCATCATCGTTTTCTTCTATACACAAAGTTGTCGTGTTAGAAAGTAATATGTTGAGAGGGTTTGTTTTCTCAACGTATTTACGATTAAAAGGATATGAGGTGATATATATTAGGGTAAGCTTAGCGGAAGATAGTATTTCGTTAGCTGTTGAGCAAATAAGACCTAAATATGTAGTAATCTCTTTTGATGACGGACGAGAACTTAAGAACGCAATGAACTACGTGAATGTGTTGCAAGAAAAAAATGAGAACCTTTCTGTTGGGGTTATAGGAGAAATAGGTGCTCGAGATCAGTTGAACATTCAAACAAGCCTAATTGGTGATACGAAAGAAGAATGGGATGATTGGTTAAAAATGTTAGAATAGTTGTTCGAAAAGAACCATCTATTTTCTATTTCATATAATAAAAATTATATTCATTGGTTGCGTAGGGAGGGTATGAGATGAGGCTGGAACGATTAAATTACAATAAGATAAAAATTTTCTTAACATTTGATGATTTAACTGAGCGAGGATTAACGAAAGAAGATTTGTGGAGAAATGCACCGAAAGTACAGCAATTATTTCGTGATATGATGCAAGAAGCAAATAAAGAATTAGGATTTGAAGCGGATGGTCCGATTGCAGTTGAAGTATTTTCTCTACAAGCGCAAGGAATGGTCGTAATTGTAACGAAAGAACATCAAGAAGCGGATACAGATGATGAGTTCCGTGACGAGTTTATTGAAATGCAAGTGACTTTAGATGAAAGTGAGCATATCCTTTATGAGTTTGCTACACTAGATGACGTAATTAACCTGTCGAATCGTTTATATAACCTTGATGTAACTGGCGGGAAATTATATACGTGGGATGGGCGTTTCTATCTTTGGATGGAAGAAGAGGAGCAAATACAATTGCTGAAGGCAGATTTTATAGCTATTTTAGCGGAATATGGTAATCCGTCTACAGCAACTATTTATCGTCTAATGGAGTATGGTAAAGAATTAATGTCTTCTCAAGCAATTGAACAAATACACAATTACTTTGTGAAAAAACAAAACCTTAGCTAATATAACATAGCTAAGGTTTTGTTTTTTTTTTTGTTTTTTTTTGTTTGGAAAACTTAAAATATTGATTTGGAAATTTTAAAACGATCCACGGTATAGAGGGAATCATAAATATTTGGGCATTCTTTATTGTACTTAAATATATATCTTTTCAAGGTATTGCATTTAAGTAAAATGAAAAATATTTAAATATTTAAGTATTTTACTTTTCTAAAAGCAATAAAAGGACTATAATAATAGTGAAAACGCTTGCAACATAAAATAGTTTGTATATATTTGTTAGCGTTTTCTATTGCATTCCAAATTTAACGGTGTATACTAGGCAATGAAGGTTTACTAAACAAGTGAA from Bacillus basilensis includes the following:
- a CDS encoding ATP-dependent DNA helicase RecQ is translated as MKLEEYLYRWFGYSEFRPGQKGVITDLLEGKDVIAMLPTGRGKSMCYQLPGLMQEGTVLVVSPLLSLMEDQVTQLKYVVKNRVIAFNSFRTLHEKREAMKRLASYKFIFVSPEMLQSELLIRELKKVHISLFVVDEAHCISQWGYDFRPDYKKLNVVIENIGSPTVLALTATATKDVLRDIAESLNLENVTQHVYSIDRPNIAMEVQFVTTIEEKKEALLEQVMYLQGPGIVYCSSRAWTERLTEYLRGKGVTGVAFYHGGMEHEERMLIQQQFMNDQLQLVICTSAFGMGVNKSNTRYIIHFHYPTNIASYLQEIGRAGRDGEPSIAILLCSPLDHDLPISIIEDELPSQSQIQFLFSLLQERMFQTKELPIEEVEEICYNAARFNEQYWRFIRYHLEQLGIIQQRKLILESLSDEIMNRLIAEVEIRLRNKYSELENMKSWIQVKGCRREYLLQQFGYRKEGELKNCCDYCHITKTDYKKRQAQQSDFDYNWETELQKLFGLEKMGE
- a CDS encoding MerR family transcriptional regulator, giving the protein MPTLNGKYNIKAVSNIIGIQPSTLRAWERRYQMIAPKRNHAGHRLYTEEHIQILKWLMDKVSSGMMIGQAVQLLEGNRLQSNVQNEIHYDREVVLVDDLLQALLKFDEITTSALLNEAFSIYATEKVIANIVLQVSNKLLMLKKNNEVTMVQFQYVVSFLQTRLGMVYHNASSFSSIHKVVVLESNMLRGFVFSTYLRLKGYEVIYIRVSLAEDSISLAVEQIRPKYVVISFDDGRELKNAMNYVNVLQEKNENLSVGVIGEIGARDQLNIQTSLIGDTKEEWDDWLKMLE
- a CDS encoding CPBP family intramembrane glutamic endopeptidase, which codes for MNIQRHNIEDMSPKEIRLNLYITQFIIIGIGCLLAYILFRDIKSVYSLWKWEPVSILIIGGLLAIGIVLLDYVAMRVFPESWFDDGGINDRMFQGMSVMHLLVITFIIGFAEEFLFRGVVQTHFGIVIASLVFAVLHIRYIKKPFLFCFVCFISFVFGYVFEWTGNLFITIFAHFLVDFIMGLQLRK
- a CDS encoding genetic competence negative regulator; translation: MRLERLNYNKIKIFLTFDDLTERGLTKEDLWRNAPKVQQLFRDMMQEANKELGFEADGPIAVEVFSLQAQGMVVIVTKEHQEADTDDEFRDEFIEMQVTLDESEHILYEFATLDDVINLSNRLYNLDVTGGKLYTWDGRFYLWMEEEEQIQLLKADFIAILAEYGNPSTATIYRLMEYGKELMSSQAIEQIHNYFVKKQNLS
- a CDS encoding LysM peptidoglycan-binding domain-containing protein — protein: MRKRIPDFEEELEVERVEEKEGLPPRSEIHRNKEKKQKFKMNHIFVRVLTFLFILLPISILWYTDKYIQVKSDGNNAGKSAFEVIFFDSAKSESEAPSEKVVTHTVKEGETLESIAKQYFSDETGIEVIKKYNDLQGNEVNVGQELKIPIKDKSTKQES
- a CDS encoding metallophosphoesterase, producing the protein MIWIILLSTLICIGIIFLLVMYTEAMRDTVLEHTLTFEEFPKSFQKVNVFFISDIHRRIISNSLIEQVKGRVDLVIIGGDLAERGVPLSKISANIQKLRTIAPVYFVWGNNDYEIEYHELDALLLENNVKVLDNTRVVFESELGEKICLLGVDDVGLERDRLDLALADCKEDGFRILISHNPDIINKMSGKEQISLVLSGHTHGGQIRLFPSKKYLKGGVYKHSNVTLFVSNGYGTTLIPLRFRAPAQTHIITLCGGR